The Chryseobacterium wanjuense genome includes a window with the following:
- a CDS encoding flavin reductase family protein yields MKTVIPSEISPVQLQLVMQTAVSPRPIALASTVDRNGNSNLSPFSFFNMFSTVPPILIFSPSRRVRDNTIKHTLENVLEVPEVVIGTVNFPIVQQISLASTEYEGGVNEFIKSGLTMKDADLVKPKLIEECPVNFECKVLEVKHLGDQGGAGNLIICEVQKIHIREEYLDEQGNLDQRKLDMVARLGGNWYSISNENSLFEVPKPLVTKGIGFDLLPDEIKLSKVFTGNDLGMLANVEVLPSGAYHSEENIHQEAQKLLLESRIEEAWKMLMK; encoded by the coding sequence ATGAAAACAGTAATCCCATCCGAAATATCCCCAGTACAACTACAACTTGTCATGCAAACTGCCGTTTCACCGCGTCCGATTGCATTGGCTTCGACTGTTGACCGTAATGGTAATAGTAATCTATCGCCGTTCAGTTTTTTTAATATGTTCAGTACCGTTCCTCCGATTTTGATTTTTTCACCATCGAGAAGAGTGCGTGACAATACGATTAAACATACACTGGAAAACGTTTTGGAAGTACCTGAAGTTGTTATTGGAACTGTAAATTTCCCAATTGTACAGCAGATTTCATTAGCTTCGACCGAATATGAGGGCGGAGTAAATGAATTCATTAAATCTGGCCTAACGATGAAAGACGCCGATTTGGTGAAGCCTAAATTAATTGAAGAATGCCCGGTGAATTTCGAGTGTAAGGTTCTAGAAGTAAAACATTTAGGAGATCAGGGTGGTGCCGGAAATCTGATTATTTGTGAGGTACAGAAAATTCACATCAGAGAAGAATATTTGGATGAGCAGGGAAATCTGGATCAAAGAAAACTCGATATGGTGGCTCGTTTGGGCGGAAACTGGTATTCGATAAGCAATGAAAACAGCCTTTTTGAAGTTCCGAAACCTTTGGTAACAAAAGGAATCGGTTTCGATCTTCTTCCCGATGAGATAAAACTCAGCAAAGTCTTTACTGGAAACGATTTGGGAATGCTTGCCAACGTTGAAGTTTTGCCTTCGGGAGCGTATCATTCAGAGGAAAATATTCATCAGGAAGCTCAGAAATTATTGCTGGAAAGCAGAATTGAAGAGGCCTGGAAGATGTTGATGAAATAA
- a CDS encoding alpha/beta hydrolase family protein, whose amino-acid sequence MNITKKQNIIISNPETRDFLADAFYPETNEKLPLIIFVHGYKGYKDWGAWNLIAEKFAEAGFFFVKFNFSHNGTTVEDPHNFADLEAFGNNNYSKELSDLGAVIDFFVKDPKVDDQKIVLIGHSRGGGISMIKTFEDERINGLITLASVDTLDRFPKNDAFEKWQQAGVYYVLNGRTKQEMPHYYQFYEDFEKDHHRFDVERAAEMAKAHVLIIHGTNDESVSMKNAEHLHILNPLSELLLIENANHTFGAKEPWEESDLPEDLNVVTEKCIEFINEKIVNE is encoded by the coding sequence ATGAATATCACCAAAAAGCAAAATATCATCATCTCAAACCCCGAAACCAGAGATTTTCTGGCCGATGCATTTTATCCTGAAACTAATGAAAAGTTACCGTTGATTATTTTCGTTCATGGGTACAAAGGATACAAAGACTGGGGAGCGTGGAATCTAATAGCGGAAAAGTTTGCGGAAGCCGGATTTTTCTTTGTTAAATTTAATTTTTCACACAACGGGACAACAGTGGAAGATCCCCATAATTTTGCTGATCTGGAAGCTTTCGGAAATAATAATTATTCTAAAGAACTTTCGGATTTAGGAGCTGTGATTGATTTTTTTGTGAAGGATCCTAAAGTGGATGATCAGAAAATTGTTTTGATCGGACACAGCCGGGGAGGGGGAATTTCTATGATTAAAACTTTTGAAGACGAAAGAATTAATGGGTTGATAACATTGGCCAGTGTGGATACATTGGACCGTTTTCCCAAAAACGATGCGTTTGAAAAGTGGCAACAAGCCGGTGTCTATTATGTTTTAAACGGAAGGACAAAACAGGAAATGCCTCATTATTATCAGTTTTATGAAGATTTTGAAAAAGATCATCACCGATTTGATGTCGAAAGAGCGGCTGAAATGGCAAAAGCCCATGTTTTGATAATTCACGGGACAAATGATGAAAGTGTAAGTATGAAAAATGCGGAACATCTTCATATCCTAAATCCGCTTTCAGAGCTGCTTTTAATTGAAAATGCGAATCATACTTTCGGGGCAAAAGAACCGTGGGAAGAAAGTGATCTACCCGAAGACCTGAACGTTGTTACTGAAAAATGTATCGAATTTATAAATGAAAAAATTGTTAATGAATAA
- a CDS encoding HipA family kinase has product MLDLRTVTVMRYILPLREGGSLPALAEADDDFKYVLKFRGAGHGVKMLISELLGGKITEALGLKIPELVFVNLDVDFGRTEADEEIQDLLKFSEGLNLGLHYLSGSIAYDSSVKIDPLLASKIVWLDAFITNIDRTFKNTNLLMWHKELWVIDNGASFYFHHSWQNFDTAAKTPFKYVKDHVLLPQAKMLDEADRFAKEVLNESVFREIVNLIPEDWLHWNDADETPEEIREVYFNFLKTRLENSEIFLNEAKNARG; this is encoded by the coding sequence ATGTTGGATTTAAGAACGGTAACCGTCATGCGTTACATTCTGCCGCTTCGTGAGGGAGGTTCGCTTCCGGCTTTGGCAGAGGCTGATGATGATTTTAAATATGTTTTAAAATTCCGTGGCGCCGGTCATGGAGTTAAAATGCTGATTTCCGAATTATTAGGTGGAAAAATAACTGAAGCATTAGGATTAAAAATTCCGGAACTTGTGTTTGTCAATCTTGATGTTGATTTCGGAAGAACCGAAGCCGATGAGGAAATTCAGGATCTTTTGAAATTTTCAGAAGGGCTGAACCTGGGTTTGCATTATCTTTCAGGCTCCATTGCTTACGATTCCAGTGTAAAGATTGATCCTCTTTTAGCTTCAAAAATTGTCTGGCTAGATGCATTTATCACCAATATCGACCGTACTTTTAAAAATACCAATCTTTTGATGTGGCATAAGGAACTGTGGGTGATCGACAATGGTGCCTCCTTTTATTTTCACCATTCGTGGCAGAATTTTGACACTGCTGCAAAAACTCCTTTCAAATATGTGAAAGACCATGTTTTGCTTCCACAGGCGAAAATGCTGGATGAAGCCGACCGATTTGCAAAAGAAGTTTTGAATGAAAGTGTTTTCAGGGAAATTGTCAACCTGATTCCTGAAGACTGGCTACATTGGAACGACGCCGATGAAACGCCGGAAGAAATCCGTGAAGTCTATTTCAACTTCCTGAAAACGCGATTAGAAAATTCTGAAATCTTTTTAAACGAAGCCAAAAATGCAAGAGGATAA
- a CDS encoding DUF3037 domain-containing protein — MQEDKIYEYAVIRLVPKVEREEFFNIGLVMFSKKEKYIRVEFYLCPDKFRLMHSKLDYDDIIQNLESFQKIANGEKDAGPIAQLDIPERFRWLTAVRSSVVQTSRPHPGKSKDLDKTFGKLFEELVK, encoded by the coding sequence ATGCAAGAGGATAAAATATACGAATACGCCGTCATACGCTTGGTGCCAAAGGTTGAGAGAGAAGAGTTTTTCAACATAGGATTGGTAATGTTTTCTAAAAAAGAAAAATATATCCGTGTAGAATTTTATCTGTGTCCGGACAAATTCCGACTGATGCACAGCAAGCTGGATTATGACGACATCATTCAAAACCTGGAAAGTTTCCAGAAAATCGCCAATGGTGAAAAAGATGCAGGACCTATTGCACAACTCGACATACCGGAACGTTTCCGTTGGCTGACAGCCGTCCGAAGCTCTGTGGTACAGACTTCCAGACCTCATCCGGGAAAATCTAAGGATCTGGATAAGACTTTTGGTAAACTTTTTGAGGAGTTAGTAAAATAA
- a CDS encoding alpha/beta hydrolase gives MKSINNKIIYRFSMNLFFVFFLSFYTLGFSQNQIEPETQKSFVLPEKTSFSENIVYKKSKTGKSVFLDIYRPKNVSNAKTPVVIYVHGGGWVGGDKIIRADSYIETTILKLVEKQYSVISIDYTLVNKDVHFPLPLEDTKDAIRWVRKNADTYNFDVNNIGLFGASAGSHLSMLAAYTKDNEFVGDPELSSYSAKVKYVVNNFGPTDLNKLLHTRAGKIPVFFIGLLAKNIVDLREKLVLGLSGYDIKKDKRKVVEYLKTISPVTYVDNGIPTLILQGDKDKIVPINQSKKLHKKLNKEDIENKLTIVEDGNHGFRTTDKAYLDQLTDEMVNFIVAQKK, from the coding sequence ATGAAATCTATCAATAATAAAATAATTTACAGGTTTTCTATGAACCTGTTTTTCGTATTCTTTTTAAGTTTTTATACATTAGGATTTTCACAGAATCAGATCGAGCCGGAAACACAGAAAAGTTTTGTTCTTCCCGAAAAAACTTCCTTTTCCGAAAATATCGTTTACAAAAAAAGTAAAACCGGGAAATCAGTTTTCCTTGACATCTACCGTCCGAAAAATGTTTCTAATGCAAAAACTCCGGTTGTAATTTATGTTCATGGCGGTGGCTGGGTTGGCGGAGACAAGATTATCCGTGCCGACAGTTATATTGAAACTACGATTTTAAAATTGGTTGAAAAACAATATTCGGTCATAAGCATCGATTATACGTTGGTCAATAAAGACGTTCATTTTCCGCTTCCGTTGGAGGATACGAAAGATGCCATCCGATGGGTGAGAAAAAATGCAGACACCTACAATTTTGATGTGAATAATATAGGACTTTTCGGCGCTTCTGCAGGTTCGCATTTATCTATGCTTGCGGCTTATACGAAGGATAATGAATTTGTGGGAGATCCTGAACTTTCGTCTTATTCTGCGAAGGTGAAGTATGTGGTTAATAATTTCGGACCGACAGATTTAAACAAACTTTTACATACACGTGCAGGAAAAATCCCTGTTTTTTTCATTGGTTTATTGGCAAAAAATATTGTTGATTTAAGAGAAAAACTCGTTCTTGGGCTCTCGGGATATGACATTAAAAAAGACAAAAGAAAAGTCGTGGAATATTTAAAGACCATTTCACCCGTGACCTATGTTGATAACGGGATTCCTACTTTGATTTTACAGGGTGACAAGGACAAAATTGTACCCATTAATCAATCAAAAAAACTTCATAAGAAACTTAATAAAGAAGATATTGAGAATAAGCTGACAATCGTAGAAGACGGCAACCACGGCTTCAGAACAACGGATAAAGCTTACCTCGACCAGTTAACTGATGAAATGGTAAATTTTATTGTTGCGCAGAAAAAGTAG
- a CDS encoding serine hydrolase domain-containing protein, with protein sequence MKIKNLLRTSALCFLVISCSSDDSPELPDQNENPSTETMYFPPSNSDVWETKSISALGWHQDKVQDLLTYLETKNSKSFIILQNGRIVMENYFSGHTSTTPWYWASAGKTLTSTVTGIAEQEGFLNINNKVSDYIGTGWTSEPLAKENLITCKNLLTMTSGLDDSLGDVVSPANLQYKADAGTRWAYHNVYVKLQDVVAAATNQTWSQYFNIKLRDKIGMTGNWVQSGNNSVYWSTTRSMARFGLMALNNGNWNGTQIINSNYFQSATNTSQNINLAYGYLWWLNGKSSYHLPQTQIQFNGKLIPSAPDDMFCALGKNDQKIYVVPSKKLVIIRMGDAADNVNLALSDFDNTLWQKINAVIN encoded by the coding sequence ATGAAAATAAAAAATCTACTCCGGACTTCAGCTTTATGTTTCCTTGTGATTTCCTGCAGCTCTGATGATTCTCCCGAACTGCCTGATCAAAATGAAAATCCATCAACAGAAACAATGTACTTTCCTCCTTCCAACAGTGATGTCTGGGAAACGAAATCTATCTCTGCTTTGGGTTGGCATCAGGATAAAGTACAGGATCTCCTGACTTATCTTGAAACAAAAAATTCTAAAAGTTTTATAATTCTTCAAAACGGAAGGATTGTCATGGAAAATTACTTCAGTGGGCATACATCCACCACTCCGTGGTATTGGGCAAGTGCAGGCAAAACATTAACTTCTACTGTCACCGGAATTGCAGAACAGGAAGGGTTTTTAAATATAAATAATAAAGTTTCCGACTACATAGGAACAGGCTGGACAAGCGAACCTTTGGCAAAGGAAAACCTCATTACCTGCAAAAATCTACTCACTATGACTTCCGGATTAGATGATAGTCTGGGCGATGTTGTGAGTCCGGCGAATCTACAATATAAAGCCGATGCAGGAACGAGATGGGCATATCATAATGTCTATGTAAAACTTCAGGATGTGGTGGCAGCAGCAACCAATCAGACCTGGTCGCAGTATTTCAATATAAAACTCAGGGACAAAATCGGTATGACCGGAAACTGGGTTCAAAGCGGAAACAACAGTGTGTACTGGAGTACAACGAGAAGTATGGCTCGTTTTGGTTTAATGGCTTTAAATAACGGTAATTGGAATGGTACACAAATTATTAATTCCAATTATTTCCAAAGTGCGACCAACACCTCACAAAACATCAATCTTGCATATGGATATTTGTGGTGGCTGAACGGAAAATCGAGCTACCATCTGCCACAGACACAAATTCAGTTTAATGGAAAATTGATTCCGAGCGCGCCGGATGATATGTTTTGTGCTTTGGGAAAAAATGACCAGAAAATCTATGTGGTTCCCAGCAAAAAATTAGTTATCATCAGAATGGGCGATGCTGCTGATAATGTAAACCTTGCGCTTTCTGATTTTGACAATACTTTATGGCAAAAAATAAATGCAGTGATTAATTAA
- a CDS encoding alpha/beta hydrolase translates to MARLLIFLLAFLFSTPFFSQEYSLISNVHYYDEKVNQSDVYINERCVLDIYVPKNVKNFPTVIWFHGGGLTGGQKEIPEALKNKGIAVIGVNYRLSPKVNAPKYIEDATAATAWVFKNIKNYGGSEDMIFISGHSAGGYLATMVGLNKMYLNKYGINANQLASIIPFSGQMISHFTTRKEKGIDELDARIDEMAPLHFIRADAPPLLLITGDREKELLGRYEENAYMARMMKLKGHKDTTLYELDGFDHGGMAQPAFPLLLNEIKRVQKLKNKN, encoded by the coding sequence ATGGCCAGGCTTCTGATTTTTTTACTCGCATTTTTATTTTCAACGCCATTTTTTTCTCAGGAATACAGCTTGATCAGTAATGTTCATTATTATGATGAAAAAGTTAATCAGTCTGATGTTTACATTAATGAAAGGTGTGTGCTGGATATATATGTTCCGAAAAATGTGAAAAATTTTCCGACGGTGATCTGGTTTCACGGAGGTGGACTGACCGGCGGACAAAAAGAAATTCCCGAAGCATTAAAAAATAAAGGTATTGCCGTAATTGGCGTTAATTACAGACTTTCTCCAAAAGTTAATGCTCCAAAATATATTGAAGATGCCACTGCTGCAACGGCCTGGGTTTTTAAAAATATTAAAAATTACGGTGGAAGTGAAGATATGATCTTTATTTCAGGACATTCTGCGGGAGGTTATCTGGCGACGATGGTGGGTTTAAACAAAATGTATCTGAACAAATATGGAATTAATGCTAATCAATTGGCGTCTATCATACCTTTCAGCGGACAAATGATCTCTCATTTTACGACGAGAAAAGAAAAAGGAATTGATGAACTGGATGCCAGAATCGATGAAATGGCGCCGCTGCATTTTATCCGTGCTGATGCTCCACCGTTGTTATTAATCACCGGTGATCGGGAAAAGGAATTACTTGGAAGATACGAGGAAAACGCCTACATGGCCCGAATGATGAAATTGAAAGGTCATAAAGATACGACTTTGTATGAGCTCGATGGCTTCGATCACGGCGGAATGGCACAGCCTGCATTTCCTTTGCTGCTGAATGAGATTAAAAGAGTTCAAAAATTAAAAAATAAAAACTGA
- the nagB gene encoding glucosamine-6-phosphate deaminase, translating into MMKLNLLEETRFEKVPVSVFENSKTASVHVAHRIAEIIRKKQAEKTFAVLGLATGVTPIAVYAELVRLHREERLSFKNVITFNLDEYYPMQSSSAQSYVTFMNENLFNHIDIPKGNIHIPNGTIAMSGIPSFCLEYEKKIESLGGLDIQILGIGRTGHIGFNEPGSAPNSGTRLVTLDDLTRRDAAHDFGGKAFVPTKAITMGIGTIFKAREIILMAWSRKKATVIKKAVEGDISGEVPATYLQLSNNVEFILDEAAAAELTRFDTPWLVKDCIWTDDLIHKAVIWLANHLQKPILKLTDDDYNTHGMAQLATEKGPAYNINIRVFNKLQHTITGWPGGKPNADDSQRPERAEPSKKNVLIFSPHPDDDVISMGGTFIRLVDQKHNVHVAYQTSGNTAVWDDDALRFVEFNLDFSEKMKIDNKSLKDVYQKMRTFLEHKKPNQTDSPEIQTVKSLIRKGEAIAGARYCGLNDDHIHFQSLPFYENRENKKNPVSEKDIELTIQLLQEIKPHQVFAAGDFEDPHGTHLVCFNIVLEALQRLRRTETWAKDCWLWMYRGAWHEFETHEIEMAVPLSPKELEQKKQAIFKHQSQKDKAVFPGDDSREFWQRAEDRNRETAKAYDKLGLAEYEAMEAFVRWKFE; encoded by the coding sequence ATGATGAAATTAAATTTACTTGAAGAAACCCGCTTCGAGAAAGTTCCCGTAAGCGTATTTGAAAATTCCAAAACGGCTTCCGTTCATGTAGCGCATCGAATTGCAGAAATTATCCGTAAAAAGCAGGCCGAGAAGACCTTTGCCGTGCTGGGTTTGGCAACAGGTGTCACGCCCATTGCTGTTTATGCCGAATTGGTAAGACTTCACAGAGAAGAACGGCTGAGTTTCAAAAACGTCATTACGTTCAATCTCGATGAATATTATCCGATGCAGTCCAGCTCGGCGCAAAGCTATGTCACTTTTATGAATGAAAATCTTTTCAATCATATCGATATTCCAAAGGGCAACATTCACATTCCGAATGGGACAATTGCAATGTCCGGAATTCCCTCATTCTGTCTCGAATACGAAAAAAAGATTGAAAGTCTGGGAGGGCTGGACATTCAAATCTTAGGAATCGGGCGAACCGGACATATCGGTTTCAATGAGCCTGGCTCTGCACCAAACTCCGGAACCCGACTGGTCACCCTCGATGACCTTACAAGAAGAGATGCAGCCCATGATTTTGGAGGAAAAGCGTTTGTCCCAACAAAGGCAATCACCATGGGAATCGGAACAATTTTCAAAGCCCGCGAAATTATTCTCATGGCGTGGAGCCGAAAAAAAGCCACCGTCATCAAAAAAGCTGTAGAAGGCGATATTTCCGGGGAAGTTCCTGCAACATATCTTCAGTTATCCAATAATGTTGAATTTATTTTAGATGAAGCTGCTGCCGCAGAACTTACCCGCTTCGATACACCCTGGCTGGTGAAAGATTGCATCTGGACGGACGATTTAATCCACAAAGCTGTCATCTGGCTGGCCAACCATTTGCAAAAACCCATTCTCAAGCTCACAGATGATGATTATAACACCCATGGAATGGCGCAGCTTGCCACAGAAAAAGGTCCGGCTTATAATATCAATATTCGTGTTTTCAACAAACTGCAGCATACTATTACAGGCTGGCCCGGCGGAAAACCGAATGCTGATGATTCTCAACGCCCCGAAAGAGCCGAACCTTCGAAAAAGAATGTCCTTATTTTTTCACCACATCCCGATGATGATGTTATTTCGATGGGTGGAACTTTTATACGGTTGGTAGACCAGAAACATAATGTTCATGTTGCTTATCAGACTTCGGGAAATACGGCGGTCTGGGATGATGATGCCTTACGTTTTGTCGAATTTAATCTGGATTTTTCTGAAAAGATGAAGATCGATAATAAATCATTAAAAGACGTTTATCAAAAAATGAGAACCTTTCTTGAACACAAAAAGCCCAATCAGACAGATAGTCCGGAAATTCAGACGGTAAAATCTCTTATCCGGAAAGGAGAAGCTATTGCCGGAGCCCGGTATTGCGGTTTAAATGACGATCATATCCATTTTCAGTCTCTTCCATTTTATGAAAACAGAGAAAATAAAAAAAATCCGGTTTCAGAGAAAGATATTGAACTAACGATACAATTGTTACAGGAAATAAAACCTCATCAGGTTTTTGCCGCCGGAGATTTTGAAGATCCGCACGGTACTCATCTTGTATGTTTCAATATTGTTTTAGAAGCATTGCAACGTTTAAGAAGAACCGAAACCTGGGCAAAAGACTGCTGGTTGTGGATGTATCGCGGAGCCTGGCATGAATTTGAAACCCACGAAATTGAAATGGCAGTTCCATTGAGTCCGAAAGAATTGGAACAAAAGAAACAGGCAATTTTTAAACATCAGAGTCAGAAAGATAAAGCCGTTTTTCCGGGTGATGATTCCAGAGAGTTCTGGCAGCGTGCCGAAGACCGGAATCGGGAAACAGCAAAGGCTTATGATAAATTAGGCTTAGCAGAATATGAGGCGATGGAGGCTTTTGTGAGGTGGAAATTTGAGTAA